In a genomic window of Quercus lobata isolate SW786 chromosome 4, ValleyOak3.0 Primary Assembly, whole genome shotgun sequence:
- the LOC115985860 gene encoding uncharacterized protein LOC115985860: protein MAPKSAPTAPVNTILWDPNNYLDWSLQVKTRLTNQQLWDIVEGTNEPPKAENDEIAFKAWSEKNAMALQVIRYSCGWPFNSAIGKITSAKNAWDTLAAICALYKTSFIALNMVSMSTPTAAGFKRLEDIDNYMDWSIQVKTKLTDRQLWDIVEGTDELLKAELKIVEGTDELMN, encoded by the exons ATGGCACCAAAGTCTGCCCCGACTGCACCTGTCAATACAATTCTTTGGGACCCAAACAATTATTTGGATTGGAGTCTTCAAGTGAAAACCAGATTGACAAATCAACAGCTCTGGGACATTGTGGAAGGAACCAATGAACCACCCAAAGCAGAAAATGATGAAATTGCTTTTAAGGCTTGGTCCGAAAAGAATGCCATGGCTTTACAGGTGATCCGGTATTCATGCGGATGGCCTTTTAATTCGGCGATTGGGAAGATTACTTCGGCCAAAAACGCTTGGGATACTTTGGCAGCAATATGTGCACTCTACAAAACCAGTTTCATAG CTTTAAACATGGTATCAATGTCTACCCCGACTGCAGCTGGTTTTAAACGTCTTGAGGACATAGACAATTATATGGATTGGAGTATTCAAGTGAAAACCAAATTGACAGATCGACAGCTCTGGGACATTGTGGAAGGAACTGATGAACTTCTCAAAGCAGAATTGAAAATTGTGGAAGGAACTGATGAACTGATGAACTGA